One region of Culex pipiens pallens isolate TS chromosome 2, TS_CPP_V2, whole genome shotgun sequence genomic DNA includes:
- the LOC120416665 gene encoding 40S ribosomal protein S14-like translates to MASCKNKTRKEFSLYASFNDTYVHVTDLSGKETTSRVTGNMNAKADRDEASPYAALLAAQDVADKCKSLGITLRATGGNRTKTPGPGAQSTHRALSCSSKNFVI, encoded by the coding sequence ATGGCTTCctgcaaaaacaaaactagAAAGGAGTTTTCGCTCTACGCCAGCTTCAACGACACTTACGTCCACGTCACGGATCTTTCGGGCAAAGAAACAACCTCGCGCGTCACCGGCAACATGAACGCCAAGGCCGATCGTGACGAGGCCTCGCCCTACGCCGCTTTGTTGGCTGCTCAGGACGTCGCCGATAAGTGCAAGTCGCTCGGAATCACGCTGCGTGCCACCGGCGGAAACCGCACCAAGACCCCGGGACCGGGTGCTCAGTCGACGCACCGTGCTCTGTCCTGTTCGT
- the LOC120416616 gene encoding trypsin-1-like: MQTVRNIRTFCISQSLAVVAQSRQLPKGGGGTYRIINGTQSAITEFPYLVSIQRRTSISKDHICGGAFINSDWILTAAHCLADETPETVIIRAETSFHERGGTLLRVGQLIVHEKFNGSASKDYDYGLIKLRKTFRRAVPAKLKNGPRRFRPGERCTVMGWGQTATTSISKRVLKATVPIVAQRICQKAYQDTEDEVTSRMLCAGYPNGGTDACEGDSGGPLVCRRKLTGIISWAEGCAESNYYGVYSYVTPMRAWIRNYTGV, encoded by the exons ATGCAGACGGTGCGTAACATTCGTACTTTTTGTATTTCGCAAAGCTTAGCCGTCGTGGCACAAAGCCGCCAGCTGCCGAAAGGTGGTGGCGGGACGTATCGCATTATCAACGGGACCCAGTCAGCCATCACCGAGTTTCCGTATCTGGTGTCGATCCAGCGGAGGACGAGCATATCCAAGGATCACATCTGTGGCGGAGCATTCATCAACTCGGACTGGATCCTGACGGCGGCCCACTGCCTGGC CGATGAAACACCAGAGACCGTAATTATCCGTGCCGAGACATCGTTCCACGAGCGCGGTGGGACACTGCTGAGGGTTGGTCAACTTATCGTACACGAAAAGTTCAACGGCAGCGCCAGCAAGGACTACGACTATGGGTTAATTAAATTGCGTAAAACTTTCCGCCGAGCCGTTCCGGCAAAGCTAAAGAATGGTCCACGGCGGTTCCGGCCGGGTGAGCGCTGCACGGTCATGGGTTGGGGCCAAACTGCCACTACAAGTATCAGCAAACGAGTTCTGAAAGCTACAGTACCAATTGTGGCCCAGCGTATCTGTCAGAAAGCGTACCAGGACACGGAGGACGAGGTCACCAGCCGGATGTTGTGCGCAGGCTATCCGAACGGAGGAACGGATGCGTGTGAG GGTGACTCTGGCGGACCACTTGTTTGCCGCCGGAAGTTGACTGGAATCATTTCCTGGGCCGAGGGATGTGCTGAATCGAATTACTATGGCGTGTATAGTTATGTGACGCCGATGCGGGCCTGGATACGGAACTACACTGGGGTGTGA